The Melanotaenia boesemani isolate fMelBoe1 chromosome 11, fMelBoe1.pri, whole genome shotgun sequence genome includes the window CCATGAACTGTTACTGCTGCTTCTTCACAGAGAAAACAAGGAAACTAAATAGCATTTAAACCAACCTCGTAGTAGAGATGTTGCTTTAAATCAGTGTATTAAACAAGGAAACGTCCGTGTTAAATTTTCCCTTTCttatatatagaatataatttaatttccaaAAGAGGGAACTTGATTGGTAATTCTATGATAATAACATGGTAATATTGAGATAGTATCATGGTAATATTGAGATAATATCATAGTAATATTGAGATAATATCATAGTAATACTGAGATAATATCATGCTAATATTGAGATAATATCATGGTAATATACCATAATTTCATGGTAATATTACCATGAATCTTGAATAATACCGTAATCAATGGTAACATAGTACTGTTGTGTATAATTTGATGATGGTGGTAGTATCATGATATTATAATACTGGAGCTACTAAGAACGGAAGCTAAACACACCTTCCGTAGATGTAAGGCTAATAAATGAACACGCCTGGAAGCTGATTTATAACcagaaatttaattaataaaaagaattgaTCATGTTACgtgatgatggaaaaatgtcgtCAGGTTCAGgagaaaggtgtgtgtgtgtgtgtgtgtgtgtgtgtgtgtgtgtgtgtgtgtgtgtgtgtgtgtgtgtgtgaaagtaaTAAtgagaagacgtttctgatggtGGCGGTTGGAGCTGGTGTAGTGAGGTCAGCAGGTAAAGAGCAGAAATACCTGGAAAACGTGGAACTGTGGGTTAAATGTAACCGGACTAAAACGTGTGATTTAACCCTGACTGGAACATTTTAACATACGTGTGTCGGTCGTGTTTCCTGTAAACTAACTTCCTGTCTGGACGCTTCCTTGTCCCCGTCTCTCTCCGTCCTCCCGTTTGTCCCTTCCTGCTCTGTTCTGCTATTCTCTCAGTCCAACTGGGAGAATGGGGGAGGAAAATGGAGAGGAGCCATTTTTCCAGAACACAACTCCCACCAAACCCCCCGCTGCACccagtgaggaggaagaggaggatgagatgGTGAGGAAGGATCTGTAGAGATCAGATTCGTCTCTCGGCCGTCTGACAGTCTGTTTCGCCTCATTTTGCTGTCTGATGTTTCGTCTCTGATCTCTGTCCAGAGCCTGAAGGGTCGTCCGCCTCCTGCCCCGCTgtttggtgatgatgatgacgacgatgaTGGTCTGGACTGGCTGAACTGACTGGAACCGGCCCGGCTGCTTTCCTGGTGGTGGGGTTCAGACGACGGTCTGCACCGAGACCTGGGATCTGTCCCGAGGCTGGGACCGTTCTCCTCAGACGCCTTCCAGCAGCTTCCGAGAAGACGGTTGATCTCAGATTATAGAAACTAACGTCCGTGGTTTTAGATCCGGTTTTTAATCGAGCTTTTTACACCGACTCACTCAGTGAAGAAACCAGGTGGAAAaatgtggcctttctgtgtcgTAGCTCCTGATTTTATCTGTTAGCCGTCTCACGTTGGAAAATAAACACCAACCTTTAGATTATCAATCATGACTTTAAACttaattaaatgatttttaaataaaaagttgttttttgttcgTTTTGCTACTTGTGAGATGATTGAAAAGATTCTGTTATTACCTGGATGGCTGGTTTCAGAtgtttgctgctgtgtgatggTTCTGGAGAAACGCTGAAGCAaaaacaccatcatcctcctGCAGGTCCGACTCTGGGCCTCGATCCAGCCCAGTCCTCAACCCTGTCTGGGAGAGGATGcaggaggatgtgctggaagtagcatcagaagatgctccactgtggtcataaagggatggacatggtcagcaacaatactcaggtaggctgtgctggttaaaccaggccacgttggtactaaggggcccaaagtggaccaagaaaatctccccccaccattacaccagcagcagcctgaagcgttgatccaaggcaggatggatccatgttttcatgatgtttccagcagattctgagccgagcatctgaatgtggagctgaaatggagactcatcagaccagcaacgtttctccatcttctattgtccagtgttggtgagtgtgtgtgaattgtagcctcagtttcctggaGTGGCACCGGTTtgatctgctgctgcagccatgCCTGCACATGACTAAacgctgccatgtgattggctgatgtgtgtgttgaacaggtggacctggtgGACGATGTGTAGATTCAGATTGTAATTTTGGCTAAttgttataaaacaaacaaaaaacaaatgtcttGATATCATAAATAAGTTTTATTACAGAGTGACTGAAatgaacattaaaacatttacatttataataaattgTAATCTTGTACAGGAATAACCAGTAGAGGGCGCTGTTAACCTGTCAGGAAAAACTGGGaaatcaaaaagacaaagaatttaaaataagttaGAACTTCTAATGGTTGTTTGGCGAGCAGGTTGTTTCctgactttatttcattttattaaaacttagTGGAAACCAACCTTCCAGAAGCATCTCTACCACTTGGCTGTTTAATGCTAGAAGTGTTTATCATCTGTTTCAGGTTTAGACCATTAAATGCCCTTATCATATTATTACCTGttatattaattatttgtttaaaaaaaacatttattttaactttaaataagaaaaagttttaaaaatatcatCTTAGTGCGAACGTTAAAGACTTGAAGATGTTTTCTGGGTTAAAAAGCTTCAGCAGGTTTTATTCAGTAAACTTTCCAGTGAAGAAAAACCAACTATTAAATATTAGATGTAAGTTAACAGAAAAACTGTCACGTGGTTCTAAACTAAATAACACTTTAGGATTACCACGACTTTTTGTGATTAGATCTGAAGTAGGCAGCCCTTGCATCTTTAACAGCATCATTAAAGGAAGCCAGGAGATCCTTCAAGTAAAGCAGGTGGACATGCAAACCAGTTTTCTTCCACAACCGCTCAGCTCTTCTACAGCAGCGTAACAGGACTAACTTTATCTAAAATGAAAAgactaaaatcattaaaaagataaatggaGAGATCAAGGTCGTCATCAGAGGATAAGACTAAATGAAAAGCATCAGAAAAAACACCAGCAGTAGAGGAGTCGAGGATACAAGAGCTCACCTCTCCGAGCAGGAGAGATCAACACAGGaaaggacaagttaaaaaaatacagaggtgatcagaaataaaaatgtcctcagaaaaaagacaatcaaTATCCAAccccaaagtaaaaacaaggtCTAATGTGTGGCCTTTGGCATGTGTGGGCACAGACACATGCTGGGTAAAATGAAAAGGATCCATGACACTGATGAAACCTCTGGCAAAGAGGTCAGAGTCATCATCAACatgtatgttaaaatcaccaactatAACCAGGCTGGACAGCTTCAAAGTGGAGGATAAAAAGTCACTAAATTCAACTAAAAACTGACTGTTTGGACCAGGTGGACGGTAGACAATAGCGCAGTAAAAGGGGTTTTTATCACCCACTTTAATCAGTTGCAGTTCAAACGAAGCAAAGTGTCCGACGTTCACGGATCGACATGCAAAACGGATCCTAAAAACTGCAGCAACTCCGCCTCCACGGCCAGATGTCCGAGGCTGACTGATGAAGGAGTAACCAGCTGGGCAGAGTTCAATGAGATGAAAAGTCCGAGGCACGCTGccaggtttcagtcagaagCAGGAAATCAAGGTTTTTAGAGAGAATTAAATCATTCAacacaaaagttttatttgatgcaGATCGGGCATTAAGGAGAGCCAAGTTCAGAGGGGCCTGTTTTTTTACAGAGACAGCCCGAGTCAAGGGCCGCAGGAACTGTGGATTAACTCCATGAGTCTCTGGTAATCCGCTCACAACGGGAAAATGAGACCAAGCAAACGAAGAGTTTGGAAGAACACTCCGAAGATAGCAAGGCCTCAAACCACATCTCATCGCGAGCACCGACATCCTGGAGGTCCCTGAACCGCGACCACAACTGTTATATAGTGGAACATGTATATCAGTTCATGGCCAACAGGGGGCTATAGTGGGATGTGTGGTCGgtaagcagagaagaagaagccaGTACGTGGCACAGTGTAAGAGACCTGTAGACTGtcccccaatcccaaaccgaaaacttgagcactcgccctgagcccctgatgactaaatgacatcacctgcgtgaggagtcgagggtgacaggccacaagggctcgaaatgctttaaataggattgggacagcactttgagacctgcactgcaaggagagagacgccatacacacacatatatatatatatacactatatatatatatacacactatatatatatatatatatacacacacacatatatatatatatatacacacatatatatatatatacacacatatatatatatatatatatatacacacacatatatatatatatatatatacacacatatatatatatatatatatatatatatatatatatatatatatatatatatatatacacacaatatatatatatatagtatatatagtagaggtcaggaagctcctgtaaacgccgccgtggggaaattaaacggcgaaaaatataacgacccagcgccacaatactgaagaacatgtttcacacgtcggcttctctcggtaaactccgtgtttcacgtgacatcgcagtgatttatgggtaattccttagcgaaagttggcatcgatgctgacttatggaaagggggcagaaagggctcaaaaatgtccgccatcatcccttgatcactcacacaattccaattggaataccactgaaccctcgagcccctcgcgggagcgcgcccgtgagtgcaggagtgctcaagtgttccatttgggattcgacCTGTCTGTATGTTTGGCGCAGCCACAGTTAATAAAGACATTTCCTAAGTCAAGTAGCCGTGCTTCATCAACTAATCACCTCGAAGATATCACAACAACCATCTCAGCTCACGTGTGAGTTTCAGTTTggagaagaaataaaatttgcTCCCAGGttagttttccatcttttactCTGATTAAAAACCTCATTTACCAACAGATCCCAGAAATAAATCTCTTAAATCCTACTTTTGCATTTTCTATGAGGAtggtgaaaaaatattttctcctcCAGGATTTGTTCGTTAACCCTTGTAGATCgttgtggatttttttctcctttcaggTAATTTTTCCTCGATctttaataaaaactacatttagtggctggattgtaaacctcctggacggatagaaatgctggaaaacctccgtagatcaTCTAGGGTAGCTActcatcacatttaccccacaggaGTTTTAAGGGTAAAGGAGGGAAGAAGCTGAGATGAATGTTTCTGGTGGAGCAGTGTGTGTACGCTCAGTAAAACCCAGCAGCTCAGAGTCGCTGGATTCGGGCTGACTGGCGGCTCCGGCCAGGAAGTGTGATATTTTCTCAGCATGTTAAACGCTCACCGCCCACTTCATCGgctccaccttctagtatcaCCTGTTTTCCCCGAGCTGCCTTAATTCCTGGTGTTGTATGCAACCGTTTTATCTCAACTAGAACATGGTTGTAATACATTACTGCCACCACAAGATGGCACCAGTTCACCAGGCTGTGATTTGAGTATTTTCCCATCCCAAATGTGGACATCTGAAAAAGATCAGAGCTGCTTAAAAACCAGTTTCGGTATGTTGAAGTCGTTCTGCATCACCTGAGACATCAGCTCTGTATGTTGGAGACGACCTTTAGAATAACTTTCACATGTTAAAATcctccaacaacaaaaaacatgaaaactaacgtgacaaaaaagtttaaatttattcataaagagaagaaaaagaaagaaagaaaaaaaaaagaaaagaaaacctgaggcagaggatgctctgagagactgctttgacatcactgactgggatgtactgctgagacaacatggtgaggacatagaggagcagactcactgtctgacggactacatcaacttctcgctggacgtagtctcccccaataagactgtccgttgttattcaaataacaaaccttggataacacaagatgtcaaagctgccctcaacaggaagaaggtggctttcatgaaccatgacagggaggcaatgaagttagcacagcgggaggtgaaacaatgcctgaaggtggcgagggacacctacagaaggaaggtggaggataaactgagtgagagccgtatgaaggaggtctgggatggtgtcaacaccatcacaggcttcagatcaaagtCCATAACAGtggggggacagtggaagaagcaaacaggctgaacatcttctttaaccgctttgaccagcccactgtcccccctcccccactgcagtacacaacccccctgccaacctttacccctccccccatctcaacaccctccacacataacagcagaacaggtgaggggagaattgaggaagctccacccatggaaagcagcaggccctgacagagtgcctcctcgtctgcttaggacctgcgctgctgaactggggtaaccactccagcatgtcttcaaccacagtctacagctggggaaagtttctaccctgtggaaaacatcctatattgttccagttccaaagaaaaactgccctggtgagctgaacaattacagaccggtggcacgtacatcccagctgatgaagacgatggagcagctcatcctcaatctccccaagtgcaacaggcccaagaccccctacagtttgcctatcgcgcaggtgtgggtgtggtggatgctattctctacctcctacaccgtgtccaagtacatctggataaggggaggggcacagtgaggatcctcttcttggatttttcaagtgccttcaacacaatccagcccctgatgcttctggacaaactgagggagatgcaggtggacccctgcttggtgtcctggattggtaactacctcacagagagaccgcagtacgtcaggctaaaggacaccacatccgacactgttattagcagcacaggagcaccccaggggacggtgctggcccccctcctcttcacactctacacctcagacttctgttacaactcagagctgtgtcacatccagaagtttgcagatgacacagccatcgtggggtgtatcagggatgatggagaggacgagtacaggaatctggtcagtgactttgtcacctggagtcagatgagccatctccagcttaacacctcaaagactaaggagttggttattgacttcaggaagtccagcccacaaccacgtccagtgaccatcagggacgacaaggtggagattgtagacaactacaggtacctcgggttgtggctggataacaagctggactggacatgctgtacagatcacctgtacaagaagggccaaagccgtctgtacttcctgcgaagactgagatcttttaacatctgcaggaaactcctgtggatgttctatcagtctgtggtggctagtacgcttttttatgctgttgtctgctgggggggtaacatgacaaaaaggtgtgctaacaggctggaaaaactcatcaggcgggcgggctctgtggttggcatgaagctggactccctggtgacagtggcagagaggagaacactaaaaaaactactggctattgtgaatgatgccagtcaccctctgcacactgtcatcagtgcacagagaagcctgaccagtaacaggctgctcctccccaagagtaggaccaaccggctcagagactcctttgtcccccgagccatcaaactgtacaactctgcattaggcaggagggggagaaggaggggggagagggagggggagaaggagaaggaggggagagggagggggagagagggaggtgtgcagtccgcctgatacaacacatgcacaataacccatacaaacattTGCAATAACTATTGCAATAaccgtgcaatagtgaactgggaatctgtaccacctctactgtgtgcattgcttgtttatattgttttatttaacttatcttattgttatttattgcattgtatttatacttttcttgcaccttgttgcctctgttttgatttgtacctgtatatattgtgtcttctgcttgtcctgctttactgttggtgttgtattgctgctggtacccaaatttccctgaggactctccaaagggattaataaagtatttctgttctattctattctattctaaaagaCCTGGATGTTCTTGCTCTAGTTAAGTCTGAGCTCACCTTGATCACTTTCCCGGCTCCGATTTCCAGcctctgcagcttttctttgttctggttgaagtgttaaatttaattatatgAGGCTGACCACATGTATGTCTGTCTGGCTCTGGTGTGACCTTTCAGAACTGAAGGAGGCAGCAGAGAGGACCCAGACTCTGTACCgctcagagaagcagagacgcaaagagatggagctgaaagtcagcaccatagaagaagagcTGCAGGACCTGAAGTCCGATAAGGAGAGCCTAGAGCGAGTGAGAGAGCGGACAGGAACAAGTTTCAGAAACGTAAATGTCTCGTATGTTCTGATGGGTTTCTTTCTGTTCATGTTCAGATGCtttcagagaggaagaagaaatggCAGGCAGAGCGCCAGCATCGggacgaggaggtggaggagctcCGGAAGAACAGCCAGACAGAGCTGGACAACCTCTGGGCTCAGCTTCGCAAGGCCAGGACCAGCAAGGACAACGCTGCATCTGAACAGGTTGGCATCAGAGAGGGCCTGCAGAAAAAGTCTGGGCACCACTGCtttatggtgtctgttttcagagagcttcAGGATGCGTAGCCAGACGTAACAAATTGCGCAGTACCGCTGGAGTGTTGAGCAGCAAAGTTTAACCATTTTGGAACCTCAAAAAACggcaaaagttaaaaatgtgttaaaaagacaaaagtgaCGCTGAAAATCAGAcccagctttattgtcattcagaGCACTGACGTAATAAAAACAGGTCTCAGGATGTCCTGTAGGGCTGGGTTAAATAtcgatttattgattttaatcgtttcaaatgaaagaaatccaATATCGagtcataaaactaaaattggTGTTGCATATCTAAAGTtttgattttcataaaaacaaatagccATAAACGGCAAATTTGAATTAATTGCTAAAATCAATTTAACACTCAGCCCGAAACTATACTGTAAActgcaaagaataaaaaaaaaagttttcagctCCTCATTATTCCTTCTTGACTTTATTTCTATAAAATACCTTCTGCCAGAGGAACTTAACGGCATAAATAAAGACAGCAAACACTGTCAACGTCACCGCCAGCAGAAAGGCCACCACATCGATAGAGTAGTACTGGATCATGGACATCTTGTAAGATTCTGTCCTCAGATGCGCTGCTCCTTTGTGCCTCATGACAAACTCGATCCAGAACATGGCGCGGTCCAGTGGTTTCATGGGCTGATCTCTGTGAAGACGAGACAGCTCCTGCATCTTCTCCCTGTAGGACGGTTCATAGAGAACCTCCTTCAGCGCTCCCAGGAAGATGTCCTTATTGATGGTTGCAATGTCCAGGACTTTGGCCACTCCTCTCGCTTCCATCCTGAAGAAGTTGTCATGTTGGTCGAACATGAGGGGCAGACCCACCAGGGGGACACCGTGGTAGATGGCCTCCTGCATTCCATTGGTACCTCCGTGGGCCACAAACACCTTGGTCTTGGGATGGCCCAGGAGGTCGTTTTGGGGCAGCCAGTCCAAGATTAAGGTGTTGTTGCCAAGGGTGGATGGTCTCTTGCCTTTGTGTCTCCAGATCACCTTCTGAGGAAGTTGGGCAAAGGCAGCTGCGATGTCCTCAGCGATGTCCTCTGGGAGTTTTTCCACCAAAGTTCCCAAAGTCATCACAATGACGCCGTGCTCCCCAGAGCTCTGAATGAAATCCTCAAGTTCTTTAGGCAGAGGCTTGGAGGGTTTGCACTGGAACCCTGACATGTAGACAACGTTTGGCATTGTGGGTCGTGGAAACTCAAAGGTGAAATCATTCCTCATCAGCCAGATGTCAGCGGCCTGAAACAGCTCCATGTAATGTACATGACTGCCAAAGTGACGATGGACAAACGGTTTATAGTTTGAATCTGTGATGTACCACATATGCAAATGtccaaagaaattaaataatacatttttgatCCTCTgattaaatgtcattttatcaGTGAGCTCTGAGTTTGGAACTGGTACATAAGACATTGGGGAGGGTGCGATTACTTGATGCCCTTCACGCTGAATAGTCCATCTGACATTGAAAACAAGAGGAAGACCCAGACGATGAGCCAGAAGCACACCCCCACCAAACGCAGGGTCTGTAAGAACCAAATCATATTTGGCATCACGGAGGCTCTGCATCAGTTTGGAGTTTTCAAACATGTCTTCCACCATCTGAAGCATCTGCTTATGCATCTCATGGAACTGATACATTAGGTCATACTCCAGAGACATGCGATTCCAAAATGAAGAACCTTGGCGCCGCATTTTTAGTGTTCTTGTTATGTATGACCCAAATTGTTCCTTATCAAAACCAACAGCGGAGTTGATTGTGATAGCCGTGTAGTGAGGGGAGTCTGGCTTGATGTACCAGGAGCCTGGCGGTCGTAGTACTGTGACCTCATGGCCTCTAGCATGGAGCTCCTCAATGATGACCTTCATGTTGATCCAGTGGCTTCCATCCACAGGGAACACCAAAACTTTCCCTCCATTTACGCAGGTTGATAAGCAGAGCAACGCTGCAAGTGTCACCAGGGCTGGTcggcacatttctgaaagaGATTATAATAAGAGATATATATGGTAAATAGATGGCCCGCACTTACATGAAGTCTTTTGAACTTTTCTAGGTTTTACAAAGTGTTTAGTGTCTTGGAATGGAATGGAACCATTTGTCTTTCAGGTGGACGATGACCCCTCCACCATCTGAACCAGGTCCACAACCTGCCAGATATTCTTTGCCTTTTTTATTGAAATCAGGtgtaaagataaataataactaGGAACAATTTCTTATCATGAGCATTCCTTACAGACATAGATGTTAGGTATACACTAGGATCCATAGTAGATATCGGATGATCCTAGGAGGCCCGGGCAGTGATTGCCCAATGATGTGGAACAAACACTACATGGTagtttggaggaaaaaaaaacacaatttcccAAGCTTAATTTCTAAACCAAAGGTCCACAAAGACACTCGTATACCTCGATACACATCCACACTACCTGGTCAATAAAAATGTTgctaccattaaaaaaaaaggtcactttAATATTTCGTtggcctttagctttgattgctGCAGCACACTGTCACATTTTTCACCGAGATCCTGTCCAGAGTCCGACCAAtccacaaagccttctccagcacatccaacAGATTCTTGATGGGGGTCAGGTCTGgactgtggtggccaatccatgtgtgaaaatgatgcctcctgttccctgaaccactctttcacaatctgagccccatgaatccggcattgtcatcttggaatatggccgtgccatctttcagtccagtctttatgctccctggCAAGCTGAAGCCTTTTTTTCCGGTTAGCTTCAcagattagtggttttcttatggctacaacTGTTCAGTTGTTTGAGTTCCCCTTTCAGTGTTCATGTTGAAATGTTCTtcctttcactattaaacatagtccCGAGCTCTACTGCTATTTTTCTTCCATCTCATTCCACCAAACGTTGAAGTGATcaccgatcaccatcattcaggatgttttccaaCCACagttcttcctggaagacgatggttccccaccatctttccagtttttaataatgcgttgGGCAGTTCTtcacccagttttagtagtttctgcatctccacATCAGGGCTGTCAAACCCAAACACACAGTAGGCCAAAACGAAAGAAATTGGAACAATTTGAGGCTGAACTGTGTttgttaaaactattttaaaatgacCATATTGCACATATTAAACTAACAGAGCCTGTTAGTTATTatctataaaacaaaattaatcattaaataaacaaaaaagtctgttcaaatctgtttcatttatttctaatggatctatatgcatttttcttttttttaaatagtaatatcaagggaaaacattttctacattgTTTACTGAAATACTCATATTTAGTAgttatgacattttattttagaattcttttagatgttttaaactCTTGTAATGTATTGAG containing:
- the LOC121648655 gene encoding UDP-glucuronosyltransferase 2B17-like — protein: MRATDSCFKLQCVRSAAVNFNRYLGGDAHRAALDIRAGKQSVIPTTADGEAGCTDSRFKLQRERSAGWDVLEMCRPALVTLAALLCLSTCVNGGKVLVFPVDGSHWINMKVIIEELHARGHEVTVLRPPGSWYIKPDSPHYTAITINSAVGFDKEQFGSYITRTLKMRRQGSSFWNRMSLEYDLMYQFHEMHKQMLQMVEDMFENSKLMQSLRDAKYDLVLTDPAFGGGVLLAHRLGLPLVFNVRWTIQREGHQVIAPSPMSYVPVPNSELTDKMTFNQRIKNVLFNFFGHLHMWYITDSNYKPFVHRHFGSHVHYMELFQAADIWLMRNDFTFEFPRPTMPNVVYMSGFQCKPSKPLPKELEDFIQSSGEHGVIVMTLGTLVEKLPEDIAEDIAAAFAQLPQKVIWRHKGKRPSTLGNNTLILDWLPQNDLLGHPKTKVFVAHGGTNGMQEAIYHGVPLVGLPLMFDQHDNFFRMEARGVAKVLDIATINKDIFLGALKEVLYEPSYREKMQELSRLHRDQPMKPLDRAMFWIEFVMRHKGAAHLRTESYKMSMIQYYSIDVVAFLLAVTLTVFAVFIYAVKFLWQKVFYRNKVKKE